In one window of Photobacterium leiognathi DNA:
- the serB gene encoding phosphoserine phosphatase, giving the protein MDVEHVLKIKKHPTLYKRFPQLLSVTNSDKRQARAMFYGKAISHYDIESLAAVLDDDLVLLAGWKVGSYDVFLIANDLTEELEQAFRSLALDYYHLSELPDLTEPGLVVFDMDSTAIEIECIDEIAKLAGVGEQVAEVTERAMQGELDFEQSLRQRVGTLAGADESILAEVKATLPFMPELREVVASLHSRGWKVAIASGGFTYFSDHLKQELDLTAAFSNQLEIIDGKLTGKVLGDVVDAQAKANILQGLAEQYDIEPHNTVAVGDGANDLVMMKAAGLGIAYHAKPKVEQQAPAVIRYADLGGILCILSASLVPQRLSW; this is encoded by the coding sequence ATGGATGTTGAGCACGTGCTTAAAATTAAAAAACACCCCACGCTTTATAAACGTTTCCCGCAATTATTATCTGTTACTAACAGTGATAAGCGACAAGCCCGCGCCATGTTTTATGGTAAAGCGATCAGCCACTATGACATTGAATCATTAGCAGCAGTGCTTGATGACGATTTAGTATTGTTAGCTGGCTGGAAAGTTGGATCTTACGATGTGTTTTTGATCGCCAATGATCTTACTGAAGAGCTAGAGCAAGCATTCCGTTCACTAGCATTGGATTATTACCATTTATCAGAACTACCTGATCTTACTGAGCCGGGGTTGGTGGTGTTTGATATGGATTCAACCGCAATTGAAATTGAATGTATTGATGAAATAGCAAAACTAGCAGGTGTTGGCGAGCAAGTTGCAGAAGTCACTGAACGCGCGATGCAAGGTGAGTTGGACTTTGAACAAAGTTTGCGCCAGCGTGTAGGTACGCTAGCAGGGGCTGATGAATCTATCTTAGCCGAAGTAAAAGCAACACTGCCGTTTATGCCTGAGTTAAGAGAGGTTGTTGCCAGCTTGCATTCACGAGGCTGGAAAGTCGCGATTGCTTCTGGTGGTTTTACTTACTTTTCTGATCACCTAAAACAAGAGTTGGATCTTACAGCTGCTTTTTCTAACCAATTAGAAATCATTGACGGTAAATTAACAGGCAAGGTGCTTGGAGATGTCGTTGATGCCCAAGCTAAAGCGAATATCTTGCAAGGGCTTGCCGAGCAATATGATATTGAACCGCATAATACTGTTGCTGTGGGCGATGGCGCAAATGATCTGGTAATGATGAAAGCGGCAGGTTTAGGTATTGCTTATCATGCTAAACCGAAAGTTGAGCAGCAAGCGCCAGCGGTGATCCGTTATGCTGATTTAGGCGGTATTTTGTGTATCTTGTCGGCATCTTTAGTGCCGCAGCGTTTAAGCTGGTAA
- a CDS encoding TatD family hydrolase, with product MIDTHCHFDYPPFSDDPERALTLAKAAGVKQIVIPSVGQSNWHSIEQLCQHHHELYYGLGIHPFFSTEHTDDVCTQLANALATALKQPNTKCVAVGECGLDFAIAEFDRQQQLSWLTEQLKLANTYHLPVILHCRKAFPELLRAIKTDMPSQGGVYHGFSGSYQQASQLLDLGIKIGVGGTITYERAKKTRETIRKLPLSAIVLETDAPDMPVCGFQGEPNRPERLTHIAQSVALLKGIEIADVIGATTLTAYELFKIPS from the coding sequence ATGATAGATACCCATTGCCACTTTGATTATCCCCCATTTAGTGATGATCCAGAGCGTGCGTTAACCTTGGCAAAAGCGGCTGGAGTTAAGCAAATAGTCATTCCCTCTGTTGGGCAATCTAATTGGCATAGTATTGAGCAGTTATGCCAACACCATCATGAGCTTTATTACGGTTTGGGTATTCATCCTTTCTTTAGCACCGAACATACTGATGATGTATGTACTCAATTGGCCAATGCATTAGCAACGGCGTTAAAACAGCCTAATACAAAGTGTGTTGCTGTAGGTGAGTGCGGATTGGATTTTGCGATAGCAGAGTTTGATCGTCAGCAGCAATTATCGTGGCTCACTGAACAATTAAAGTTAGCTAATACTTACCACCTTCCTGTTATATTACATTGTCGTAAAGCCTTTCCTGAATTATTGCGAGCCATTAAAACGGATATGCCTTCTCAAGGTGGGGTTTATCATGGTTTTAGTGGTAGTTATCAGCAAGCATCTCAATTGTTGGATTTGGGGATCAAAATTGGCGTCGGTGGCACAATCACGTATGAACGGGCGAAAAAGACCCGAGAGACCATTAGAAAATTGCCATTGTCAGCGATCGTGTTAGAGACCGATGCGCCTGATATGCCTGTTTGTGGTTTTCAAGGAGAACCAAATCGTCCTGAACGTTTAACCCATATTGCGCAGTCAGTTGCACTGCTTAAAGGGATAGAAATAGCGGATGTTATCGGTGCTACAACCTTAACTGCATATGAACTATTTAAAATTCCCTCGTGA
- a CDS encoding YtjB family periplasmic protein — protein sequence MIKWKNKRWQSLGRLSVLLLCALALIGMLEYGALLTQRNYQMLSEQTQTLSRMLVRQTAESAASEITDNDQDKLQQLVNQLSDEPLILDASIYNIDGVTLAKTDQSMPLEQLTGLSTPLAMASIGRQQIVQPIFANNHVIGFVRITLEHNKLLAHAKSQIEYMTSIIRGLILVALMIGLLLAFTFGRRKDIWHFPFLLTANAKD from the coding sequence ATGATAAAATGGAAAAATAAGCGCTGGCAAAGCTTAGGACGACTTTCAGTACTGTTATTATGTGCTCTTGCCTTAATTGGTATGCTGGAATATGGCGCCCTGTTAACACAGCGTAATTATCAAATGCTAAGTGAGCAAACACAGACGTTATCGCGCATGCTTGTTCGCCAAACAGCAGAAAGTGCAGCATCTGAAATTACCGATAATGATCAAGATAAATTACAGCAACTCGTCAATCAGCTTTCTGATGAGCCTCTTATTTTAGATGCATCTATTTATAATATTGACGGGGTAACACTAGCAAAAACAGATCAATCAATGCCATTAGAACAATTAACCGGGCTATCTACCCCATTGGCGATGGCGAGCATTGGACGCCAACAAATTGTTCAACCGATTTTTGCTAATAATCACGTGATTGGTTTTGTTCGTATTACGCTTGAGCACAATAAACTATTAGCGCATGCAAAAAGCCAAATTGAATACATGACCAGCATTATTCGTGGCTTGATCCTCGTTGCATTAATGATTGGCTTACTATTGGCTTTTACCTTTGGTCGTCGAAAAGATATTTGGCATTTCCCTTTCTTACTTACCGCTAATGCCAAAGACTAA
- a CDS encoding NupC/NupG family nucleoside CNT transporter, producing MSMFMSLVGMVVLLLIAVLLSDNRKAINLRTVGGAFAIQFLLGAFVLYVPVGRDVLYGMSQAVANVIAYGNDGINFLFGGLTSDKMFEVFGGGGFVFALRVLPVIVFFSALISVLYYLGVMQIVINILGGGLRKVLGTSHAESMSATANIFVGQTEAPLVVRPFIPKMTQSELFAVMCGGLASVAGGVLAGYASMGVPLEYLIAASFMAAPGGLLFAKIIKPETEQPIEQLAGNEDESVEKPANVIDAAAAGASSGMQLALNVGAMLLAFIGLIALINGMLGGIGGWFGMPELTLELILGYIFAPLAYLIGVPWGEAQIAGSFIGQKIVVNEFVAYLNFAPYLKDVADGGMLVAQTGAAMSEKTKAIISFALCGFANLSSVAILLGGLGGLAPSRRAEIARFGMKAVAAGTLSNLMSATIAGLFISLAM from the coding sequence ATGAGCATGTTTATGAGCCTGGTTGGGATGGTTGTTCTGCTATTAATCGCAGTACTACTTTCTGATAACCGTAAAGCAATTAACTTACGTACTGTTGGTGGCGCATTTGCTATCCAATTCTTATTAGGTGCATTCGTACTGTATGTGCCAGTTGGTCGTGATGTGCTGTATGGCATGTCTCAAGCTGTTGCTAACGTTATCGCTTACGGTAATGACGGTATCAACTTCCTATTTGGTGGCCTAACATCGGATAAAATGTTTGAAGTATTCGGTGGTGGTGGCTTTGTATTCGCCCTACGCGTTCTTCCTGTTATTGTCTTCTTCTCTGCGTTGATTAGTGTTCTTTACTACTTGGGTGTGATGCAAATTGTTATCAACATTCTTGGTGGCGGTCTACGCAAAGTATTGGGTACTTCTCACGCCGAATCTATGTCAGCAACAGCGAACATTTTCGTTGGTCAAACAGAAGCACCATTAGTTGTTCGTCCATTCATTCCTAAGATGACGCAATCTGAGCTATTCGCAGTAATGTGTGGTGGTTTGGCGTCAGTTGCTGGTGGTGTACTAGCAGGTTACGCATCAATGGGTGTACCGCTAGAGTACCTAATTGCAGCATCATTCATGGCAGCACCTGGTGGTCTACTGTTTGCTAAAATCATCAAGCCAGAAACTGAGCAGCCTATTGAGCAGCTTGCTGGTAACGAAGATGAAAGTGTTGAAAAACCAGCTAACGTTATCGACGCAGCAGCAGCAGGTGCTTCATCTGGTATGCAACTTGCGCTAAACGTAGGTGCGATGCTACTAGCATTCATCGGTCTAATCGCCCTAATCAACGGTATGCTAGGTGGTATCGGTGGTTGGTTCGGTATGCCTGAGCTAACACTAGAACTAATCCTAGGTTACATCTTCGCACCACTTGCTTACCTAATCGGCGTGCCATGGGGTGAAGCACAAATCGCTGGTTCATTCATCGGTCAGAAGATTGTTGTTAACGAATTCGTTGCTTACCTAAACTTTGCACCGTACCTAAAAGACGTGGCAGATGGCGGTATGCTTGTAGCTCAAACTGGCGCAGCAATGTCTGAGAAGACAAAAGCAATTATCTCATTCGCACTATGTGGTTTCGCAAACCTTTCATCGGTTGCAATCCTACTAGGTGGTCTAGGTGGCCTTGCTCCAAGCCGCCGTGCAGAAATCGCTCGCTTCGGTATGAAGGCGGTAGCAGCAGGTACGTTATCGAACCTAATGTCTGCAACAATTGCTGGTCTGTTTATCTCTCTAGCGATGTAA
- the rimI gene encoding ribosomal protein S18-alanine N-acetyltransferase, whose product MTHKIIPLEAQHCDEVWRIEQAAHAFPWAESMIRKEPNRIAANYVLIADDQVVGYCYGQLVAGEGTLLNIAIDPAHQRKGYGKILLNGFIDALEAKQAEEIWLEVRESNTGAYKLYEATGFNETNRRVDYYPTATGREDALIMAYMFMPFG is encoded by the coding sequence ATGACGCATAAAATTATTCCCCTAGAAGCACAGCATTGTGATGAGGTATGGCGCATTGAGCAAGCAGCTCATGCTTTTCCTTGGGCTGAATCAATGATCCGTAAAGAGCCCAATCGTATTGCGGCAAACTACGTTTTAATCGCTGATGATCAAGTTGTTGGCTACTGTTATGGGCAGCTGGTGGCAGGTGAAGGTACGTTACTTAATATTGCCATTGATCCTGCACACCAACGCAAGGGCTACGGTAAAATCTTATTAAATGGTTTTATTGATGCGCTAGAAGCGAAACAAGCAGAAGAAATTTGGTTAGAAGTGCGCGAAAGTAACACTGGTGCCTATAAGCTTTATGAAGCGACAGGATTTAATGAAACTAACCGTCGTGTGGATTACTACCCAACAGCAACAGGTCGTGAAGATGCCTTGATCATGGCGTACATGTTCATGCCATTTGGTTAA
- the deoA gene encoding thymidine phosphorylase, with protein sequence MYLPQEIIRKKRDNIELTADEINFFIQGVAKDTVSEGQIAAFAMAIYFNDMTMDERVALTCAMRDSGMVIDWGYMHFDGPVVDKHSTGGVGDVTSLMLGAMVAACGGYVPMISGRGLGHTGGTLDKLESIPGYNITPTNEVFGSVTKEAGVAIIGQTGDLAPADKRVYATRDVTATVDNISLITASILSKKLAAGLDYLVMDVKVGSGAFMPTYQASEDLAKSIVAVANGAGTCTSALLTDMNQVLASSAGNALEVREAVQFLTDEYRNPRLFEVTMALCAEMLVISKLATDTQQARTKLQAVLDNGQAAERFGKMVAGLGGPTDFIENYDNYLEKAEIVKPVFAETTGFAHAMDTRGLGMAVVGMGGGRRVASDKIDYAVGFSDMIRLGDEVYADTPLAMVHARTEAQWEEAAKAVRSNITVSDNKPEATPEVYRRVSKQDV encoded by the coding sequence ATGTACTTACCTCAAGAAATCATTCGTAAAAAGCGTGACAATATTGAATTAACTGCCGATGAAATTAATTTCTTCATTCAAGGCGTAGCGAAAGATACTGTCTCTGAAGGTCAAATTGCGGCATTCGCAATGGCAATTTACTTTAACGATATGACCATGGACGAGCGTGTGGCACTAACATGTGCAATGCGTGATTCAGGCATGGTGATTGATTGGGGATACATGCACTTTGATGGTCCTGTTGTAGATAAACACTCAACCGGTGGTGTGGGTGATGTGACTTCATTAATGCTAGGCGCAATGGTGGCGGCATGTGGTGGTTACGTACCAATGATCTCTGGTCGTGGTTTGGGCCACACAGGCGGTACGCTCGATAAGCTGGAATCAATCCCAGGTTATAACATCACTCCAACCAACGAAGTGTTCGGTAGTGTGACGAAAGAGGCGGGTGTGGCGATCATTGGTCAAACTGGTGATTTAGCGCCAGCGGATAAGCGTGTGTACGCGACCCGTGACGTGACTGCAACGGTTGATAACATCTCACTAATTACCGCCTCGATTTTATCGAAGAAATTAGCAGCTGGCTTAGATTACTTAGTGATGGATGTGAAAGTGGGCTCTGGTGCATTTATGCCAACTTACCAAGCCTCTGAAGATCTAGCGAAATCAATCGTCGCAGTGGCAAATGGTGCGGGTACGTGTACATCTGCATTGCTAACAGACATGAACCAAGTATTAGCATCGAGCGCGGGTAATGCACTAGAAGTACGTGAAGCGGTACAGTTCTTAACTGACGAATACCGTAACCCTCGTTTGTTTGAAGTAACTATGGCATTGTGTGCTGAAATGTTAGTGATCAGTAAGTTAGCTACTGATACACAACAAGCACGTACTAAGCTGCAAGCAGTATTAGATAACGGTCAAGCGGCAGAGCGATTTGGCAAAATGGTGGCAGGTTTAGGTGGCCCTACAGATTTCATCGAAAACTATGACAACTATTTAGAAAAAGCTGAAATCGTGAAGCCAGTATTTGCTGAAACGACAGGTTTTGCTCATGCCATGGATACTCGTGGTTTAGGTATGGCTGTGGTGGGTATGGGCGGTGGTCGCCGCGTAGCAAGCGATAAGATTGATTACGCAGTAGGCTTTAGCGACATGATCCGTTTAGGTGATGAAGTGTATGCTGATACCCCATTAGCTATGGTACATGCACGTACTGAAGCACAATGGGAAGAAGCAGCAAAAGCAGTTCGTAGCAACATCACCGTGAGTGACAATAAACCTGAAGCAACCCCTGAAGTATACCGTCGTGTCAGCAAGCAAGATGTGTAA
- a CDS encoding phosphopentomutase yields the protein MKRSIILVLDSFGIGASADADKFGDVGANTLGHIAQACARGEANNGDRNGPLHLPNLTKLGLAKACEESCGSFPEGMDPNSEITGAYAHAQELSSGKDTPSGHWEIAGVPVLFDWGYFDDKANSFPKELTDRILARAGLDGFLGNCHASGTQVLDDLGEEHMRTGQPIFYTSADSVFQIACHEETFGLDRLLELCQIAREELEDYNIGRVIARPFIGAGKGQFERTGNRRDLSLEPPAATILQKLVDEKQGEVVSIGKISDIYAGCGITSKVKATGIPALFDATLAQIKEAGDNTIVFTNFVDFDSAYGHRRNVAGYAAALEYFDRRLPEILELLQGEDVMIITADHGCDPTWPGTDHTREHIPVLVAGPNIKPGSLGRRETFADIGQSLAEYFGTSDMEYGKSFL from the coding sequence ATGAAACGTTCAATTATTTTAGTGCTAGATTCTTTTGGTATTGGTGCCTCTGCAGACGCTGATAAATTTGGTGATGTAGGTGCAAATACATTGGGTCATATTGCACAGGCGTGTGCGCGCGGCGAAGCTAATAATGGCGATCGCAACGGTCCATTACACTTACCAAACTTAACAAAATTAGGTTTAGCGAAAGCGTGTGAAGAATCATGCGGTAGCTTCCCTGAAGGCATGGATCCAAATTCAGAGATCACAGGCGCTTACGCCCATGCACAAGAGCTATCTTCTGGTAAAGATACGCCATCTGGTCACTGGGAAATTGCTGGTGTGCCTGTGTTGTTTGATTGGGGCTACTTTGACGATAAAGCAAATAGCTTCCCGAAAGAGCTTACTGATCGCATTCTAGCTCGCGCAGGTTTAGATGGCTTCCTTGGTAACTGCCATGCATCGGGTACACAAGTACTGGATGATCTAGGCGAAGAGCACATGAGAACGGGTCAACCAATCTTCTACACTTCTGCTGACTCAGTATTTCAGATTGCCTGTCATGAAGAGACATTTGGTTTAGATCGTCTATTAGAGCTTTGCCAAATTGCCCGTGAAGAGCTAGAAGATTACAACATTGGCCGTGTTATCGCGCGTCCATTTATCGGTGCAGGTAAAGGTCAGTTTGAGCGTACGGGTAACCGCCGTGATTTGTCGCTTGAGCCGCCAGCAGCAACGATTTTACAAAAGCTAGTGGATGAGAAACAAGGTGAAGTGGTATCCATCGGTAAGATTTCTGATATCTACGCAGGTTGCGGTATTACGAGCAAAGTAAAAGCAACTGGCATTCCTGCTTTGTTTGACGCAACGTTAGCGCAAATTAAAGAAGCGGGTGATAACACCATTGTGTTCACTAACTTTGTTGATTTCGATTCTGCTTATGGTCACCGTCGTAATGTGGCAGGTTATGCGGCAGCGCTTGAATACTTTGATCGTCGTCTACCTGAGATCTTAGAGCTACTTCAAGGTGAGGATGTCATGATCATTACAGCCGATCACGGTTGTGATCCAACATGGCCGGGTACTGATCATACTCGTGAGCACATTCCAGTATTGGTTGCAGGTCCTAATATCAAGCCTGGCTCACTAGGTCGCCGTGAGACATTTGCCGATATCGGTCAAAGTCTAGCAGAGTACTTTGGTACTTCTGATATGGAATACGGTAAGTCATTCCTATAA
- a CDS encoding DNA polymerase III subunit psi, giving the protein MKQRDIQVLQEMGLTYWQVRKPEIFPDQVIPVIDLPESCKLLLVTNDELNEHDAWLFGRILSSMKLQPEQALSLPLEALEQVGEHHLTWCWFAGCQGAHPTGCQVLNSVSLPLMHNDPSAKKTLWQQICSYDA; this is encoded by the coding sequence ATGAAACAGCGTGATATTCAGGTGCTCCAAGAAATGGGGTTAACCTATTGGCAGGTGAGAAAGCCTGAAATCTTTCCTGATCAAGTCATTCCCGTGATTGATCTCCCTGAAAGTTGCAAACTACTGTTAGTTACCAATGATGAACTCAATGAGCATGATGCATGGTTGTTTGGGCGTATTCTCAGTAGTATGAAATTACAACCTGAACAGGCGTTATCTCTGCCGCTTGAAGCCTTAGAGCAAGTGGGTGAACACCATTTAACGTGGTGTTGGTTTGCTGGTTGCCAAGGCGCTCATCCAACCGGATGTCAGGTACTTAATTCCGTATCTTTACCGTTAATGCATAATGATCCTTCTGCGAAGAAAACATTATGGCAACAGATCTGTAGTTATGACGCATAA
- the prfC gene encoding peptide chain release factor 3: MSQTQFQGEVSKRRTFAIISHPDAGKTTITEKVLLFGNAIQKAGTVKGRGSNQHAKSDWMEMEKERGISVTTSVMQFPYNECLVNLLDTPGHEDFSEDTYRTLTAVDSCLMVIDAAKGVEDRTRKLMEVTRLRDTPIVTFMNKLDRDIRDPMELLDEVENELGMACAPISWPIGCGKEFKGVYHIHRDETILYSTGQGHTIQEQRIVKGIDNPELDEAVGSDLAEQLREELELVLGASNEFDEELFLAGELTPVFFGTALGNFGVDHMLDGLTAWAPAPLPRQANEREVVATEDKFSGFVFKIQANMDPKHRDRIAFMRIVSGTYTQGMKMNHVRTGKNVSISDAVTFMAGDRSRAETAYAGDIIGLHNHGTIQIGDTFTQGESLKFSGIPNFAPELFRRIRLKDPLKQKQLLKGLVQLSEEGAVQVFRPLQNNDLIVGAVGVLQFDVVVARLKAEYNVEAIYEGVNVATARWVECDDVKKLEEFKRKNQANLALDGGDNLSYIAPTMVNLNLAKERFPEVDFRATREH, translated from the coding sequence ATGTCGCAAACTCAGTTTCAGGGCGAAGTATCTAAACGTCGTACTTTCGCTATCATCTCTCACCCCGATGCGGGTAAAACAACCATTACCGAAAAAGTACTGTTATTCGGAAACGCTATCCAAAAAGCAGGTACGGTAAAAGGTCGTGGTTCTAACCAACACGCAAAATCAGACTGGATGGAGATGGAAAAAGAGCGTGGTATCTCTGTTACTACCTCTGTAATGCAATTTCCATACAACGAATGCCTGGTAAACCTACTAGATACTCCAGGACACGAAGATTTCTCGGAAGATACCTACCGTACTCTAACCGCTGTTGACTCATGTCTAATGGTTATCGATGCAGCAAAAGGTGTCGAAGATCGTACCCGTAAGCTAATGGAAGTAACGCGTCTGCGTGATACGCCTATCGTTACCTTCATGAACAAATTGGACCGTGATATCCGTGATCCAATGGAGCTACTAGACGAAGTTGAAAATGAACTAGGTATGGCATGTGCTCCTATTTCATGGCCGATCGGTTGTGGTAAAGAGTTCAAAGGTGTGTACCACATTCACCGTGACGAAACGATCCTATACAGCACAGGTCAAGGTCATACGATCCAAGAACAACGTATCGTTAAGGGCATTGATAACCCTGAGCTTGATGAAGCTGTAGGTAGCGATCTAGCTGAACAACTTCGTGAAGAGCTTGAGCTTGTACTGGGCGCTTCAAACGAGTTTGATGAAGAGCTATTTTTAGCTGGCGAACTAACACCAGTATTTTTTGGTACTGCACTAGGTAACTTTGGTGTTGACCACATGCTTGATGGCTTAACCGCATGGGCACCAGCGCCACTACCTCGCCAAGCCAACGAGCGTGAAGTAGTAGCAACGGAAGATAAGTTCTCTGGCTTCGTATTTAAGATCCAAGCCAACATGGATCCTAAGCACCGTGACCGTATCGCATTCATGCGTATTGTATCGGGTACTTACACTCAAGGTATGAAGATGAACCATGTTCGTACCGGTAAAAACGTTAGTATCTCTGATGCGGTAACGTTCATGGCGGGTGATCGTTCTCGTGCTGAAACCGCTTATGCTGGTGACATCATTGGTCTACACAACCACGGTACAATCCAAATCGGTGATACTTTCACTCAAGGTGAAAGCTTGAAGTTCTCTGGTATTCCAAACTTCGCACCAGAATTGTTCCGCCGTATTCGCCTAAAAGATCCACTAAAGCAAAAGCAGCTACTAAAAGGTCTGGTACAGCTTTCTGAAGAAGGTGCGGTACAGGTATTCCGTCCACTGCAAAACAACGATTTGATCGTAGGTGCGGTCGGTGTGCTTCAGTTTGATGTGGTTGTTGCACGTCTAAAAGCAGAGTACAACGTTGAAGCGATTTACGAAGGTGTTAACGTGGCAACTGCACGTTGGGTTGAGTGTGATGACGTGAAGAAACTCGAAGAGTTTAAGCGTAAGAACCAAGCAAACCTTGCACTTGATGGTGGCGATAACTTGTCTTACATCGCACCAACGATGGTTAACCTAAACCTTGCGAAAGAGCGTTTCCCTGAAGTTGATTTCCGTGCAACACGTGAACACTAA
- the deoC gene encoding deoxyribose-phosphate aldolase, translating to MSDLKTAALRALKLMDLTTLNDDDTDAKVIELCKNAKTVVGNTAAVCIYPRFIPVAKKQLREQGTPEVRIATVTNFPHGNDDIEIAVAETKAAVAYGADEVDVVFPYRALMAGNAEVGFELVKQCKAACGDNVLLKVIIETGELKTEALIKQASEISINAGADFIKTSTGKVPVNATPEYAQIMLNVIKDMGVEKTVGFKPAGGVRTAEDAQQYLAMADETLGAEWADSRHYRFGASSLLANLLHTLGEGEEAAQGGY from the coding sequence ATGAGCGATTTAAAAACTGCTGCACTACGTGCACTTAAATTAATGGATTTAACAACACTGAATGACGACGACACTGATGCAAAAGTGATCGAGCTTTGTAAGAACGCTAAAACAGTTGTTGGTAACACGGCAGCAGTGTGCATTTACCCTCGCTTTATCCCAGTAGCGAAGAAGCAACTACGTGAGCAAGGTACGCCAGAAGTACGCATTGCAACAGTAACTAACTTCCCACACGGTAACGATGATATCGAAATCGCTGTTGCTGAAACAAAAGCGGCGGTTGCTTACGGTGCTGACGAAGTCGACGTAGTATTCCCATACCGCGCACTAATGGCTGGTAATGCAGAAGTTGGTTTTGAGCTTGTGAAGCAATGTAAAGCGGCATGTGGCGACAACGTACTACTAAAAGTTATCATCGAAACGGGTGAGCTAAAAACAGAAGCACTTATCAAGCAAGCATCTGAAATCTCAATCAATGCTGGTGCAGATTTCATCAAAACATCAACAGGTAAAGTGCCTGTAAACGCAACACCAGAATATGCACAAATCATGCTTAATGTGATTAAAGACATGGGCGTAGAAAAAACAGTTGGCTTTAAGCCTGCTGGTGGTGTGCGTACAGCTGAAGATGCGCAACAGTATCTAGCGATGGCTGATGAAACTCTAGGTGCTGAGTGGGCGGATAGCCGCCACTACCGTTTTGGTGCATCAAGCCTACTGGCTAACTTGCTACACACATTAGGCGAAGGTGAAGAAGCGGCGCAAGGCGGCTACTAA
- the deoD gene encoding purine-nucleoside phosphorylase — protein sequence MATPHINAEMGDFADVVLMPGDPLRAKYIAETFLEDAKEVCNVRSMLGFTGTYKGRKISVMGHGMGIPSCSIYATELIKDFGVKKIIRVGSCGAVRDDVKLRDVVIGMGASTDSKVNRIRFGGHDFAAIADFGMVQNAVEAAKAKGIPVKVGNIFSADLFYNPDFEFFKTMDKYGIVGVEMEAAGIYGVAAEFGAKALTICTVSDHILRGEATTSEERQLTFNEMIEIALDSVILGDAEEA from the coding sequence ATGGCTACTCCACATATTAATGCTGAAATGGGCGATTTTGCAGATGTAGTGCTAATGCCGGGCGATCCGCTACGTGCTAAGTACATTGCTGAAACTTTCCTAGAAGACGCAAAAGAAGTATGTAATGTACGTAGTATGTTAGGCTTCACGGGCACTTACAAAGGTCGCAAGATCTCTGTTATGGGTCACGGTATGGGTATTCCATCATGTTCTATCTACGCAACAGAATTAATTAAAGATTTTGGTGTGAAGAAGATCATTCGTGTGGGTAGTTGTGGTGCAGTACGTGACGACGTTAAGCTACGCGACGTTGTTATCGGTATGGGTGCATCAACAGATTCTAAAGTAAACCGTATTCGTTTTGGCGGTCACGATTTCGCAGCGATTGCTGATTTCGGTATGGTACAAAACGCAGTAGAAGCAGCAAAAGCGAAAGGTATTCCTGTAAAAGTAGGTAACATCTTCTCTGCTGATCTGTTCTACAACCCAGATTTTGAATTCTTCAAAACCATGGATAAGTACGGCATCGTTGGTGTTGAAATGGAAGCGGCGGGTATCTACGGTGTTGCTGCTGAGTTTGGTGCAAAAGCGCTAACTATCTGTACTGTATCTGATCACATCTTACGTGGTGAAGCGACAACGTCTGAAGAGCGTCAGCTAACGTTCAACGAGATGATTGAAATCGCACTAGATTCTGTGATCTTAGGTGATGCAGAAGAAGCTTAA